From the genome of Miscanthus floridulus cultivar M001 chromosome 10, ASM1932011v1, whole genome shotgun sequence, one region includes:
- the LOC136489069 gene encoding protein SRC2 homolog produces the protein MSSGSGSCGWRITIRSISCRGVRAFVPFQKPPLYAAVSLGGRREKTQPDADGGESPDWDDAVFAFDLDGDGVQAQQQLVVVEFEVKAQVPILGNKLFGTASVPVADLVAATGDDAGLRHVSYQVSAPDGKPNGTLSFAYAISGRPGTGVRP, from the coding sequence ATGTCATCGGGCTCCGGCTCCTGCGGCTGGCGCATCACCATCAGGTCCATCTCCTGCCGCGGCGTGAGGGCGTTTGTCCCGTTCCAGAAGCCGCCGCTCTACGCCGCGGTGTCCCTCGGCGGCCGCCGGGAGAAGACGCAGCCGGACGCCGACGGAGGCGAGAGCCCGGACTGGGACGACGCGGTGTTCGCGTTCGACCTCGACGGGGATGGCGTGCAGGCGCAGCAGCAGCTGGTGGTGGTGGAGTTCGAGGTCAAGGCGCAGGTGCCGATCCTCGGCAACAAGCTCTTCGGCACGGCTAGCGTGCCCGTGGCCGACCTGGTGGCGGCGACCGGAGACGACGCGGGGCTGCGCCACGTCAGCTACCAGGTGAGCGCCCCCGACGGCAAGCCGAACGGCACGCTCAGCTTCGCATACGCCATCAGCGGCCGCCCTGGCACGGGCGTGCGCCCGTAG
- the LOC136485143 gene encoding extensin-like, with amino-acid sequence MSSGSGSGGWRITIRSISCRGVRAFVPFQKPPLYAAVSLGGRREKTQPDTDGGERPDWDDAVFAFDLDGDGAQAQQQLVVVGFEVKAQVPILGNKLVGTASVPVADLAAAAGDDARLRHVSYQVSAPDGKPNGTLSFAYAISGGPGAGVRPQPQLYPAPGGARPDQNPSFRCAPPPSEAYPPPAAAANFPPQSAGYPPPASASLYPSLQGLLSPRSYPPPPPPYPQFPAPSNSSYPQPAAATTAYPPPPASCAACPAPPAEFTRNPPPLTAAATAYPPPPPASSCAACPAPPAAQYSSYPPPPSTNYPPAPPSGYPPPPASNLTPPTSTYPPPPESGSAYPVYPRSAPSPLPSGTVDRALPYYPAPPGGSYYPPPGTRHPEIDGAAWTPSYYPPPGSRYP; translated from the coding sequence ATGTCGTcgggctccggctccggcggctGGCGCATCACCATCAGGTCCATCTCCTGCCGCGGCGTGAGGGCGTTTGTCCCGTTCCAGAAGCCGCCGCTCTACGCCGCTGTGTCCCTCGGCGGCCGCCGAGAGAAGACGCAGCCGGACACCGACGGCGGCGAGAGACCGGACTGGGACGACGCGGTGTTCGCGTTCGACCTCGACGGGGATGGCGCGCAGGCGCAGCAGCAGCTGGTGGTGGTGGGGTTCGAGGTCAAGGCGCAGGTGCCGATCCTCGGCAACAAGCTCGTCGGCACGGCTAGCGTGCCCGTGGCCGACCTGGCGGCGGCAGCCGGAGACGACGCGAGGCTGCGCCACGTCAGCTACCAGGTGAGCGCCCCCGACGGCAAGCCGAACGGCACGCTCAGCTTCGCATACGCCATCAGCGGCGGCCCTGGCGCCGGCGTGCGCCCGCAGCCGCAGCTCTACCCGGCGCCGGGCGGTGCGCGGCCGGATCAAAACCCGAGCTTTCGCTGCGCGCCTCCGCCAAGCGAAGCGTATCCACCACCCGCGGCGGCTGCAAACTTCCCGCCACAGAGCGCCGGGTACCCGCCGCCGGCTTCCGCTTCTCTCTATCCGTCACTGCAAGGATTGTTGTCCCCACGCAGCtacccgcctccgccgccgccttatCCACAGTTTCCAGCGCCAAGCAACAGCAGCTACCCGCAGCCGGCTGCTGCTACTACAGCATACCCACCGCCACCCGCGTCATGTGCAGCCTGTCCGGCGCCTCCGGCAGAGTTCACCAGGAACCCGCCGCCGCTGACGGCGGCTGCTACGGCATacccaccaccaccgcctgcGTCGTCGTGTGCAGCCTGCCCGGCGCCTCCGGCGGCACAATACAGCAGCTACCCGCCGCCACCGTCGACCAACTACCCACCGGCGCCGCCGAGCGGGTACCCGCCACCACCGGCGTCCAATTTGACCCCTCCGACCAGCACGTACCCGCCGCCGCCGGAGTCAGGCTCGGCCTACCCAGTTTATCCAAGATCGGCGCCTTCGCCGCTGCCGTCAGGCACAGTGGACCGTGCACTACCGTACTACCCTGCGCCTCCCGGCGGCTCGTACTACCCTCCGCCGGGGACACGGCACCCTGAGATCGACGGCGCGGCCTGGACGCCGTCTTACTACCCACCGCCGGGGAGTAGATACCCGTAG
- the LOC136489068 gene encoding receptor-like protein EIX1: MHMHPSAVLHLLLLLAAAAASQSQALQLSPAAPGRHGTGACIPRERDALLAFKRGITGDPAGRLASWHEGDEDCCRWSGVRCSNRTGHVIGLRLGNDMDTDDPRLHPEDTALSGQISPSLLSLHHLESLDLSLNNLSGPAGGGVPEFLGLLKNLRYLDLYGMPLSGSVPPQLGNLSKLHYLDLSGTDEFTFFPDLYSTDISWLSSLPLRYLDMGSVNLSGIVGWAHVVNMVPSLKVLRLDGCSLTSANQSLPHLNLTGLSELTLSNNYLDHPVASCWFWNLTSLGYLDLAATFLYGPVPDALGGMMSLQALEFSCTSGSIDIMTANMTNLCELERIDFSGSDFDGSITDLFERLPQCSSNKLKELNLRSNNFSGVLPNHLGRWARLVTLDLYNNQITGQLPSEIGMLSNLVTLDLSNNQITGQLPSEIGMLSNLVTLDLSNNQITGQLPSEIGMLSNLVTLDLSYNGFTGPLPSGIGMLSHLTGMDLSYNNLSGVITHEHLDGLSRLTMIDLSRNSMKIEVDPEWLPTFNLHQASFRSCHLGPSFPSWLQSQTNIHVLDISSASIFDSLPNWFSTTFSKARELYISNNGISGTLPTNIENMTSLVTLSLDSNQLTGQIPRLSPNLHALDICRNYLSGRLPSNFGAPKLSDLILFSNHISGHIPHSICELNVHNLNLADNHLEGEFPQCSEPRRTPTLILSNNMLSGKLDTILETYPELQILDLAWNKFTGSIPETITNLGDLIHLDLAGNNLSGALPHHLSNFMGMKATRSRPSPRPQEINLSVTTKGQERYYFYFVLYEMVNIDLSSNHLTGVIPEEITSLDGVVNLNLSRNNLTGNFSERIGFMKSLESLDLSENKLCGEIPQSLSNLSYLSFMDLSHNNLTGRIPSGGQLDTLYTQNPLMYDGNIGLCGYPLQKNCTTNNREPKHGEQKRDEHDDEVLTFSFGLGIGYVVGLWMVFCVILFNKTWRIAYFRLFDKVFDKVYVSVVVTWARWAK; the protein is encoded by the coding sequence ATGCATATGCATCCCTCTGCCGTCTTGCACTTGCTTCTCCTTCTCGCAGCCGCGGCCGCCTCGCAGTCGCAGGCACTGCAGCTGTCGCCAGCTGCTCCCGGTCGCCATGGCACTGGCGCCTGCATACCCCGCGAGAGGGACGCCCTGCTGGCCTTCAAGCGAGGCATCACCGGCGACCCAGCGGGGCGCCTTGCCTCGTGGCACGAAGGTGACGAAGACTGCTGCCGGTGGAGCGGGGTCCGGTGCAGCAACCGGACCGGCCATGTCATCGGCCTCCGTCTTGGCAATGACATGGACACTGATGATCCACGGCTTCATCCCGAGGACACGGCTTTGTCGGGCCAGATAAGTCCCTCCTTGCTCTCCTTGCATCATCTCGAGAGCCTTGATCTCAGCTTGAACAACCTTTCGGGGCCGGCTGGTGGCGGTGTGCCGGAGTTCTTAGGCCTTCTGAAGAACCTGAGGTATCTCGACCTCTATGGCATGCCGCTGTCAGGGAGCGTGCCACCTCAGCTCGGCAACCTCTCCAAGCTGCACTACCTTGACCTCTCTGGCACTGATGAATTCACGTTTTTCCCAGACCTATACTCCACTGATATCTCATGGTTATCAAGCCTGCCTCTACGGTACCTTGACATGGGCTCTGTAAACCTCAGCGGGATAGTTGGTTGGGCTCATGTGGTGAACATGGTTCCTTCTTTGAAGGTCCTCCGTCTTGATGGTTGCTCGCTTACGAGCGCAAACCAATCTCTCCCACATCTTAATCTTACCGGCCTTTCGGAGCTCACGCTCTCTAACAACTACCTTGACCACCCAGTTGCATCCTGTTGGTTTTGGAATTTGACAAGCCTAGGATATCTCGACCTTGCTGCAACCTTCTTATATGGTCCAGTTCCTGATGCACTGGGGGGTATGATGTCCCTCCAAGCCCTTGAGTTTAGTTGTACTTCTGGAAGCATAGACATCATGACAGCAAACATGACAAATCTGTGCGAACTGGAAAGAATAGACTTCTCGGGAAGTGATTTTGATGGCAGCATAACAGATTTATTTGAGAGGTTACCGCAATGTTCGTcaaacaaactcaaggaactgaATTTGAGATCCAATAATTTCAGTGGAGTGCTACCGAATCATTTAGGGCGGTGGGCCAGATTAGTCACTCTTGATCTCTATAATAACCAAATCACTGGACAGCTGCCGTCTGAGATCGGCATGCTCAGTAATTTAGTCACTCTTGATCTCTCTAATAACCAAATCACTGGACAGCTGCCGTCTGAGATCGGCATGCTCAGTAATTTAGTCACTCTTGATCTCTCTAATAACCAAATCACTGGACAGCTGCCGTCTGAGATCGGCATGCTCAGTAATTTAGTCACTCTTGATCTCTCTTACAACGGATTCACTGGACCTTTGCCCTCTGGGATTGGTATGTTAAGTCATTTGACTGGCATGGACCTAAGCTACAATAACCTCAGTGGTGTTATCACCCATGAGCACCTTGATGGCTTGTCAAGATTAACGATGATAGACTTGTCAAGAAATTCCATGAAGATTGAGGTGGATCCAGAGTGGTTGCCAACATTCAATCTTCATCAAGCATCTTTTCGATCCTGCCACTTGGGTCCTTCATTTCCCTCCTGGCTGCAGTCACAGACCAATATTCATGTGTTAGATATATCAAGTGCATCTATATTTGATTCGCTTCCAAATTGGTTTTCTACCACCTTCTCAAAGGCTCGGGAGCTGTATATTTCAAACAATGGAATCAGCGGCACATTGCCAACAAACATTGAGAACATGACATCATTAGTTACACTCTCTTTGGATTCAAACCAACTAACTGGCCAAATACCTCGGTTGTCACCAAATCTGCATGCATTAGACATCTGCAGGAACTATTTGTCAGGGCGACTACCATCGAATTTTGGAGCCCCGAAGCTATCAGACCTAATCCTGTTCTCCAACCATATCAGTGGCCATATTCCACATTCTATTTGTGAATTGAACGTGCATAACCTGAACTTAGCTGATAATCATTTGGAAGGAGAATTCCCACAATGTTCTGAGCCAAGACGGACCCCAACACTAATACTAAGTAACAATATGCTATCCGGTAAGTTGGATACGATTTTAGAAACATACCCGGAACTGCAAATTCTTGATCTGGCATGGAATAAGTTCACCGGAAGCATTCCAGAAACGATTACAAATCTTGGAGATCTAATTCATCTAGATTTGGCAGGCAACAATTTATCAGGTGCCTTACCCCATCATTTGTCAAATTTCATGGGAATGAAAGCAACACGTAGTCGTCCATCTCCAAGACCACAAGAAATTAATTTGTCTGTGACCACAAAAGGACAAGAACGTTATTACTTCTATTTTGTGCTTTATGAGATGGTGAACATTGACTTGTCATCAAACCACTTGACCGGAGTAATTCCAGAAGAAATAACCTCACTAGATGGagttgtaaatttgaatttatCAAGGAATAATCTGACTGGAAATTTTTCAGAAAGGATTGGGTTCATGAAATCACTGGAATCTCTCGACCTCTCTGAAAACAAGCTTTGTGGAGAAATCCCACAAAGTCTGTCAAATCTATCATATTTAAGCTTCATGGACTTATCACACAACAATCTCACAGGAAGAATCCCATCAGGGGGGCAGCTCGACACCCTCTACACGCAGAATCCACTTATGTATGATGGAAACATTGGTCTTTGTGGATATCCTCTTCAGAAGAATTGCACAACAAACAACCGAGAACCAAAGCATGGTGAGCAAAAGAGAGATGAACATGATGATGAGGTACTTACATTTTCCTTTGGACTTGGCATAGGATATGTGGTTGGTCTCTGGATGGTGTTCTGTGTCATCTTATTCAACAAAACATGGAGGATTGCTTACTTCCGCCTTTTCGACAAAGTATTTGACAAAGTCTATGTGTCTGTCGTTGTTACATGGGCAAGATGGGCCAAATAG